The segment GCCACCATGGGTCCTTATCAGCTCTTTTTCCCTCTAACAATGTAACATCATCATAATCCTTGGCCTCTTACCTGCGTGAGGGCGGAGCACTCCACATATTTGACGGCCCGGAGGTCCCGGGCCAGCTTGTCTCCGCTCTCAGGGGACAGGGGGCGCTGTTTGTTCTTGGCCAGCTTCTCCACAGTGTTGCTATCGTCCCTCAGATCCACCTGGGTGCCCACCAACAGAAAGGGTGTACGAGGACAGTGATGGGAAATCTCTGGAACCCACTACAGGGGTCAAAGGATACACAGAGGTCAGAGTGTGTACAGAATCAGTTCATATGCTCAATTCAAAATCAtttttacatgttagtcattcagcagacactcttatccagagcgacttacagttagtgcattcatcttaagatagcatGGTGAGACAACTACATACCCCAGttgtagtaagtacatttttcagcAAAGTGAGTGCTAGTAGTACATgctcttatttttttttaccctgAGCTAGCCCCTAGCCATTCTGTTTGCAGATATCAACAGAGATAGATGTAAGCCAGGAATGGGCAACTGGAGGGCCGCGGATAAATTTCCCAAAATGtgttttaaaaaaacaaaacaatttggAACTCATACGGGGTCTCAACTTACAATAGTATAATACAATTTGCAATTTTTAAATGTGGTTGTGAATCAGGAGTTTCTTGTGTTATgttagtcactgacagtcacttaattagccatgtcagctaagattttttagattggtaagttagtctagccatctaaacttgtagtaatcatggtcgacCGGGAGGCCCCCATtcattttgcaaacatttctctctacACTACGGCAGCGTGTAGAATTTAAGAACCTTTGCTGTAAAACTACACatttttctctccaccctatggcaaaatttgtagaattgcatgaaatgttctAAAATTGTAAaatcttctctccgccccatggcaaaatgtatagaattgaagCAAACTTACTTTaatactgcaacattttctctacactccatggcaaaatgtgtagaattgcaggaacttAACTAAAACTTCAATTTTTCGCTCGCAAGAAAACTTAGGGCCCCCGAAAGGCTATGGCCGGCTCTTAGGTCGgttctgactgcatgtgtgggaatGGATGTGGGTACACAGACCCGTGTGCCACTGCGGCCCCATCAATGTTGCCCATTCCTGATGTAAGCAATATGAGGAGGACTTCACCTAGCCTTCCAATGGGCTTTGGGAGATCTTCTGCCATAACAGAAGGTGAAGAGGCTAAGGAAAGGGTTCAGACCGTCATCTAGAAGTTTCTCTATGGGTAATAATACAAGGTAAAAAGTTGAGGTGTGTCGACTCAGAGACCAACACTGACCTTCTCTCGGACGTTCTCAAAGGATGAGGGTGAGACGCAGGAGAAACAGACGAGGAAGACATCCGTCTGCGGGTAGCTGAGAGGTCGCAGCCTATCGTAATCCTCCTGACCTGAGACGACCAACCAGAGGGAGAGAACGCGGTGACAATGAAACTAATGTGATATTGAACGATTCAACTGGTTGAGTTGCGTTTACAAGAAATCATATGTTCTCAAGAATGAACAAAGGCAGACTAGGATTTAGTTGTAGCACACA is part of the Salvelinus fontinalis isolate EN_2023a chromosome 6, ASM2944872v1, whole genome shotgun sequence genome and harbors:
- the LOC129857228 gene encoding cell division control protein 42 homolog translates to MQTIKCVVVGDGAVGKTCLLISYTTNKFPSEYVPTVFDNYAVTVMIGGEPYTLGLFDTAGQEDYDRLRPLSYPQTDVFLVCFSCVSPSSFENVREKWVPEISHHCPRTPFLLVGTQVDLRDDSNTVEKLAKNKQRPLSPESGDKLARDLRAVKYVECSALTQRGLKNVFDEAILAALEPPETKPKKRCVLL